From a single Bacteroides sp. genomic region:
- a CDS encoding DUF1254 domain-containing protein, whose amino-acid sequence MKKVSLILAFIALAISMISCKQAGEQEKETTPATAYKMTTPLPEGFEIADQVESRLGVLNFFDGFPDDNTVEKLYDNLDFQRAVQAYLLGIPPVSMLAMRNGLTEWGPANNTIITWENLLDSRALVLTANSNSPYTCVWIDLNNGPVVLEIPPKVLGMINDFWSLFVVDLGMVGPDKGEGGKYLILPPGYEGAVPEGYFVVHSPTFQSLVFYRHFAVGEDFRPAIESLKKNARAYLLSQANDPPANNFVNASGKNFKAIAPSGQEFWEYLNEVVQAEQTTSLDRVSLGFFASIGIEKGKAFAPDERMKKILAEATVVGDATARALTYKIRKEEIYFSENGSWRPFFAAGYNSESQPNVLDMNAFIGCYFVGMGISPAEDLKMIGKGSQYALAYTDALRNPLDGGKNYTMHLPPNVPVEDFWSVILYDYQTRSMLQTDQQFPMVSSQNKELLLNPDASIDVYFGPEAPEGKENNWIQTIPGKGWFALLRLYGPNEPWFDKTWLPGEIELIP is encoded by the coding sequence ATGAAAAAAGTCAGTTTAATTCTTGCTTTCATTGCCTTGGCAATAAGCATGATCAGTTGCAAACAAGCCGGAGAACAGGAAAAAGAAACCACCCCTGCGACCGCTTACAAAATGACCACGCCCCTCCCCGAAGGCTTTGAAATTGCTGATCAGGTAGAAAGCCGTTTGGGAGTTTTGAATTTCTTTGACGGGTTTCCCGATGACAACACCGTGGAGAAACTCTATGACAATCTTGATTTCCAGCGGGCTGTTCAGGCCTATTTACTGGGCATTCCTCCCGTAAGCATGCTTGCCATGCGTAATGGATTGACAGAATGGGGTCCGGCAAACAATACGATCATTACATGGGAAAACCTTTTGGATTCACGTGCCCTGGTGCTGACGGCAAACAGCAATAGTCCATACACATGCGTTTGGATCGATTTGAATAATGGGCCCGTTGTCCTTGAAATTCCGCCTAAAGTTTTGGGAATGATCAATGATTTCTGGTCCCTATTTGTTGTTGATTTGGGGATGGTCGGACCCGACAAAGGAGAAGGCGGAAAATATCTGATCTTGCCTCCCGGATACGAGGGAGCAGTTCCTGAAGGATATTTTGTGGTTCATTCGCCTACATTTCAGAGCTTGGTTTTTTACCGTCATTTTGCTGTTGGTGAAGATTTCCGGCCGGCCATCGAAAGTTTGAAGAAAAATGCCCGGGCCTACCTCTTGTCCCAGGCCAATGATCCGCCAGCCAATAATTTTGTAAATGCTTCCGGAAAGAATTTCAAGGCAATAGCGCCATCAGGTCAAGAGTTCTGGGAATATCTAAATGAGGTGGTGCAGGCAGAGCAAACAACATCCTTAGACAGGGTTAGTCTTGGTTTCTTTGCATCCATCGGGATAGAAAAAGGGAAGGCTTTTGCTCCAGATGAACGCATGAAGAAGATACTGGCTGAAGCCACTGTTGTTGGTGATGCAACCGCAAGAGCCCTTACGTATAAAATCCGTAAGGAAGAAATTTACTTTTCAGAGAACGGTTCGTGGCGTCCTTTTTTCGCGGCGGGATACAATTCTGAAAGCCAGCCGAATGTACTGGACATGAATGCCTTTATTGGCTGTTATTTTGTAGGGATGGGTATTAGCCCAGCTGAAGATTTAAAGATGATCGGTAAAGGATCACAATATGCCCTTGCTTATACGGATGCTTTGAGGAATCCCCTGGATGGCGGAAAAAACTACACGATGCATTTGCCCCCGAACGTCCCGGTGGAGGATTTCTGGTCAGTGATCCTGTATGATTACCAGACCCGATCCATGCTTCAGACGGACCAGCAATTCCCAATGGTGTCCAGCCAGAATAAGGAACTCTTGCTGAATCCTGATGCGTCAATCGATGTTTATTTCGGACCGGAAGCTCCGGAAGGCAAGGAGAATAACTGGATTCAGACCATACCGGGAAAGGGGTGGTTCGCCCTTTTAAGGCTTTACGGCCCGAATGAACCCTGGTTCGACAAAACCTGGCTCCCGGGGGAGATCGAATTAATTCCTTAA